A single Actinomadura algeriensis DNA region contains:
- the lnt gene encoding apolipoprotein N-acyltransferase produces MELAQDILPDRQPDASARRAPGRDAPTAPDAAPDAAPDAAPVVRPRRHRRPAAWFRRGGDAGWARTLLAVAGGLLMWLAFPPHDLVPLAPVGVALLTLALHGRVPGLRPAPGTVRGTARTGAWLGFLGGAAFFVPVLTGIVKIGPDAWILLSLVEAAYLAPMGAGIALAARLPGWPVWAAGLWVAQEAARGRVPFGGFPWARLAFSQTSTPLTPYASVAGAPLVTFLTALAGGLLAYAALAALRARKAGGEDGPRGRGPRRVALAAASVAVPLALIAAIVGGGALIPTPTGGRPVTVAVVQGNVPRLGLDFQGQRRAVLDNHVRATRELADRVRAGKVARPELVVWPENSSDLDPYREPDAYAAIDGAVKDIGVPVLVGALTATPDQEKVENRGIVWDPRTGPGDYYVKRHPVPFGEYVPFRDILTKFIDRLGQIPRDFVHGTRSGVMRLGPVTVGDVICFEVAYDQEVRDVAAGQLLVVQTNNATYGHTSLPPQQIAMSRLRAVEHGRTILVAATSGISAIVAPDGRMIDQSAEFVRDLQVATVPARTSTTLSDRMGAAPEWAMAALGVVAACAAAWSMTRSARTARAAGGPSGTGPDGAAADGTAADSNDEEK; encoded by the coding sequence GTGGAGTTGGCCCAGGACATCCTTCCGGACCGGCAGCCGGACGCCTCGGCACGCCGCGCCCCCGGCCGGGACGCGCCCACCGCGCCGGACGCCGCGCCGGACGCCGCACCGGACGCCGCACCGGTCGTCCGGCCCCGCCGGCACCGGCGCCCGGCCGCCTGGTTCCGCCGCGGCGGCGACGCCGGATGGGCCCGCACGCTGCTCGCCGTCGCCGGCGGGCTGCTCATGTGGCTCGCGTTCCCGCCGCACGACCTGGTCCCGCTGGCCCCCGTGGGCGTCGCCCTCCTCACCCTCGCCCTGCACGGCCGCGTCCCCGGCCTGCGGCCCGCGCCCGGCACCGTCCGCGGCACCGCCCGCACCGGGGCCTGGCTCGGCTTCCTCGGCGGCGCCGCGTTCTTCGTCCCCGTCCTCACCGGCATCGTCAAGATCGGCCCGGACGCCTGGATCCTGCTCAGCCTCGTCGAGGCCGCCTACCTCGCCCCCATGGGCGCCGGGATCGCGCTCGCCGCCCGCCTCCCCGGCTGGCCGGTGTGGGCGGCCGGACTGTGGGTGGCGCAGGAGGCCGCCCGCGGCCGCGTCCCGTTCGGCGGGTTCCCCTGGGCACGGCTCGCGTTCAGCCAGACCTCCACCCCGCTCACCCCCTACGCCTCCGTCGCGGGCGCGCCGCTGGTCACCTTCCTCACCGCGCTGGCCGGCGGGCTCCTCGCCTACGCCGCGCTCGCCGCCCTGCGCGCCCGCAAGGCCGGCGGTGAGGACGGGCCGCGTGGCCGCGGCCCGCGCCGCGTCGCGCTCGCGGCCGCGTCCGTCGCCGTCCCGCTCGCGCTGATCGCCGCGATCGTCGGCGGCGGCGCCCTGATCCCCACGCCCACCGGCGGCCGCCCCGTCACCGTCGCGGTCGTCCAGGGCAACGTCCCCCGCCTCGGCCTGGACTTCCAGGGGCAGCGCCGCGCCGTCTTGGACAACCACGTCCGGGCCACCCGCGAGCTGGCCGACCGCGTCCGCGCTGGGAAGGTCGCGCGGCCCGAGCTGGTCGTGTGGCCGGAGAACTCCAGCGACCTCGACCCCTACCGCGAGCCCGACGCCTACGCGGCCATCGACGGCGCCGTCAAGGACATCGGCGTGCCCGTGCTCGTCGGCGCGCTCACCGCCACCCCCGACCAGGAGAAGGTCGAGAACCGCGGCATCGTGTGGGACCCGAGGACCGGCCCCGGCGACTACTACGTCAAGCGGCACCCCGTCCCGTTCGGGGAGTACGTCCCGTTCCGCGACATCCTGACGAAGTTCATCGACCGGCTCGGCCAGATCCCCCGCGACTTCGTCCACGGCACCCGCTCGGGCGTGATGCGGCTCGGGCCCGTCACCGTCGGCGACGTCATCTGCTTCGAGGTCGCCTACGACCAGGAGGTCCGCGACGTCGCCGCCGGGCAGCTGCTGGTCGTGCAGACCAACAACGCCACCTACGGGCACACCAGCCTCCCGCCGCAGCAGATCGCGATGTCCCGGCTGCGCGCGGTCGAACATGGCCGTACGATCTTGGTTGCCGCGACGAGCGGGATCAGCGCGATCGTCGCACCGGACGGCCGGATGATCGACCAGTCCGCCGAGTTCGTCCGGGACCTGCAGGTCGCCACCGTCCCGGCGCGCACGTCCACCACCCTGTCCGACCGGATGGGCGCCGCGCCGGAGTGGGCCATGGCGGCGCTGGGCGTCGTGGCCGCCTGCGCCGCCGCCTGGTCCATGACCCGCTCCGCGCGGACGGCACGGGCGGCGGGCGGGCCGTCCGGCACCGGACCGGACGGTGCCGCGGCGGACGGGACCGCGGCGGACAGCAACGACGAGGAGAAATGA
- a CDS encoding ATP-dependent Clp protease proteolytic subunit, whose translation MRAEKRSLVPSYEEQTPYGRKETDPYNKLFEDRIVFLGTPVDDVSANDVTAQMLALEGMDPDRRIALYINSPGGSLTAMMAIHDTMQYVRPEVETTCVGQAGSAAAVLLAAGTPGRRAALASARILLHEPETGVSRGQSTDLQIQAEEVLRLRAQTEAIVAEATGKEPATVRRDLDRERYFTAQEALEYGLIDEVLTSRR comes from the coding sequence ATGCGGGCCGAGAAACGCTCCCTCGTCCCCTCGTACGAGGAGCAGACGCCCTACGGGCGCAAGGAGACCGATCCCTACAACAAGCTCTTCGAGGACCGCATCGTGTTCCTCGGGACGCCCGTCGACGACGTCAGCGCCAACGACGTCACCGCGCAGATGCTCGCGCTGGAGGGGATGGACCCCGACCGGCGCATCGCCCTGTACATCAACTCCCCGGGCGGGTCGCTGACGGCGATGATGGCGATCCACGACACGATGCAGTACGTCCGCCCCGAAGTGGAGACCACCTGCGTCGGGCAGGCGGGGTCGGCGGCGGCGGTGCTGCTGGCGGCCGGGACGCCCGGCAGGCGCGCGGCGCTCGCCAGCGCCCGGATCCTGCTGCACGAGCCGGAGACCGGGGTGTCCCGCGGCCAGTCCACCGATCTGCAGATCCAGGCCGAGGAGGTGCTGCGGCTGCGGGCCCAGACCGAGGCGATCGTCGCCGAGGCCACCGGGAAGGAACCCGCGACCGTCCGCCGCGATCTCGACCGCGAGCGTTACTTCACCGCCCAGGAGGCCCTGGAGTACGGCCTGATCGACGAGGTCCTGACGTCCCGCCGCTGA
- a CDS encoding FxsA family protein, producing MLPLALVLAFLVLPVLEIFVIIQVGEVIGAWPTVALLVFESLLGGWIMRREGRRAWRALQETFGRGTVPDRELADAALVLIGGTLLLTPGFVTDVFGFAFVLPFTRPLVRTLLTRWAARRMRLAQSRPSVVFPPGGRGAGPFGQDGPGGFGGLGGFGPFGAAGRDGAAGTPRGPVVPGEVIDPDTERGAGRDAGGEPHKPLA from the coding sequence ATGCTGCCGCTCGCACTGGTCCTGGCGTTCCTGGTGTTGCCGGTCCTGGAGATCTTCGTGATCATCCAGGTGGGCGAGGTGATCGGCGCCTGGCCGACGGTCGCGCTGCTGGTGTTCGAGAGCCTGCTGGGCGGCTGGATCATGCGCCGCGAGGGCCGCCGCGCGTGGCGGGCCCTGCAGGAGACCTTCGGCCGCGGCACCGTCCCCGACCGCGAGCTGGCCGACGCCGCGCTCGTCCTGATCGGCGGGACGCTGCTGCTGACCCCCGGGTTCGTCACCGACGTGTTCGGGTTCGCGTTCGTGCTGCCGTTCACCCGCCCCCTGGTCCGGACGCTGCTGACGCGGTGGGCGGCCCGCCGGATGCGGCTCGCGCAGTCCCGCCCGTCCGTGGTGTTCCCGCCCGGCGGGCGCGGCGCCGGCCCCTTCGGGCAGGACGGCCCGGGCGGGTTCGGCGGCCTCGGCGGGTTCGGGCCCTTCGGCGCCGCCGGACGCGACGGAGCCGCCGGTACCCCGCGCGGCCCCGTCGTCCCCGGCGAGGTCATCGACCCCGACACCGAGCGGGGCGCGGGCCGCGACGCCGGCGGCGAGCCGCACAAGCCGCTCGCCTGA
- a CDS encoding ClpP family protease, whose product MNEEPRPRPGERRPDTHAPRIRAKVAEAPRLADAQLYERLLAQRIVFLGTEIDDGVANRVNAQLLLLAAQDARRDITIYVNSPGGVVDAGMAIYDMMQFVPNDISTVAMGMAASMGQTLLCAGTAGKRFALRHARVMMHQPHGGIGGTASDIKIQAEQSLYLKQTLAERTAFHTGQPLEKIRADSDRDRWFTAEQAREYGFIDHVIDSTERVGT is encoded by the coding sequence ATGAACGAGGAGCCGAGGCCCCGGCCCGGTGAGCGCCGGCCGGACACCCATGCGCCCCGCATCCGGGCCAAGGTCGCGGAGGCGCCGCGGCTCGCGGACGCGCAGCTGTACGAGCGGCTGCTCGCCCAGCGGATCGTGTTCCTCGGGACCGAGATCGACGACGGGGTCGCCAACCGCGTGAACGCCCAGCTGCTCCTGCTCGCGGCCCAGGACGCGCGGCGCGACATCACCATCTACGTCAACTCCCCCGGCGGGGTCGTGGACGCCGGGATGGCGATCTACGACATGATGCAGTTCGTCCCGAACGACATCTCCACCGTCGCGATGGGCATGGCCGCATCCATGGGACAGACATTGCTGTGCGCGGGCACGGCCGGCAAGCGGTTCGCGCTCCGGCACGCGCGCGTCATGATGCACCAGCCGCACGGCGGCATCGGCGGCACCGCGTCCGACATCAAGATCCAGGCCGAGCAGTCGCTCTACCTGAAGCAGACCCTGGCCGAGCGGACCGCGTTCCACACCGGGCAGCCGCTGGAGAAGATCCGGGCCGACTCCGACCGGGACCGGTGGTTCACCGCCGAGCAGGCCCGCGAGTACGGATTCATCGACCATGTCATCGACAGCACCGAACGGGTGGGAACCTGA
- a CDS encoding RNA polymerase-binding protein RbpA produces the protein MAERALRGTRLGATSYENDRNTDLAPRQEVDYTCTKGHRFTVTLAAEAEVPMTWECRNCGATALRVDGELPQAKKGKPPRTHWDMLMERRTVEDLEEVLAERLEILRAGRRRTA, from the coding sequence ATGGCCGAGCGCGCACTTCGCGGCACCCGACTCGGAGCGACGAGCTACGAGAACGATCGCAACACCGATCTGGCCCCTCGGCAAGAGGTGGACTACACCTGCACCAAGGGCCACCGGTTCACCGTGACGCTCGCAGCCGAGGCCGAGGTGCCGATGACCTGGGAATGCCGCAACTGCGGCGCCACGGCCCTGCGCGTCGACGGCGAGCTGCCCCAAGCGAAGAAGGGCAAGCCGCCGCGGACGCACTGGGACATGCTCATGGAACGCCGGACGGTCGAGGACCTCGAAGAGGTCCTGGCCGAGCGGCTGGAGATTCTGCGGGCCGGGCGCAGGAGGACCGCCTGA
- a CDS encoding glycerophosphodiester phosphodiesterase, with product MRRSYEFLDHPGPIPFAHRGGAGGRPENSMAAFQRAIDLGYRYLETDAHATADGVVVAFHDRTLDRVTDRTGTVARLPHSEVARARIAGIEPIPRLEDVLGAWPDARVNIDLKDAPVIGPLAEVLHRTNAWHRVCLTSFSTRRLAQMRARLPLYTDRDVCTALGPRGVMALRAKSYGGPTAKLVRLAATGVACAQVPHGLGPLPFVTEAFVETAHRLGLKVHAWTVNERAAMERLLDLGVDGIMTDDLIALRHVLAARGQWARTSPGRRQEAGA from the coding sequence GTGCGACGCTCGTACGAATTCCTCGATCACCCGGGGCCGATCCCGTTCGCCCACCGCGGCGGGGCCGGCGGACGCCCCGAGAACTCCATGGCCGCCTTCCAGCGGGCGATCGACCTGGGCTACCGCTACCTGGAGACCGACGCGCACGCCACCGCCGACGGCGTGGTGGTCGCCTTCCACGACCGCACCCTGGACCGGGTGACCGACCGGACCGGCACCGTCGCCCGGCTCCCCCACTCGGAGGTCGCGCGGGCCCGGATCGCCGGCATCGAGCCGATCCCCCGGCTGGAGGACGTCCTCGGGGCCTGGCCGGACGCGCGCGTCAACATCGACCTCAAGGACGCGCCGGTGATCGGTCCGCTCGCCGAGGTGCTGCACCGCACGAACGCCTGGCACCGGGTGTGCCTGACCTCGTTCTCCACCCGCAGGCTGGCGCAGATGCGGGCGCGGCTGCCGCTGTACACCGACCGGGACGTGTGCACGGCGCTGGGCCCGCGCGGGGTGATGGCGCTGCGCGCCAAGTCCTACGGCGGGCCCACCGCCAAGCTCGTCCGGCTCGCGGCCACCGGGGTGGCGTGCGCGCAGGTGCCCCACGGGCTGGGGCCGCTGCCGTTCGTGACCGAGGCGTTCGTCGAGACCGCGCACCGCCTGGGGCTGAAGGTCCACGCCTGGACGGTGAACGAGAGGGCCGCGATGGAGCGGCTGCTGGACCTCGGCGTCGACGGCATCATGACCGACGACCTGATCGCCCTGCGCCACGTCCTGGCGGCGCGTGGGCAGTGGGCGCGCACCTCCCCCGGGCGCCGGCAGGAGGCCGGGGCCTGA
- a CDS encoding EF-hand domain-containing protein codes for MSSIDEYKPTFDLVDVDGDGYISIPELQNLMRALGLGVDQTRAVELVVESDTNRDGKISLEEFAALMERTRS; via the coding sequence ATGAGCAGCATCGACGAATACAAGCCCACGTTCGATCTCGTCGACGTCGATGGAGACGGCTACATCTCGATCCCCGAGCTGCAGAATCTCATGCGCGCCCTGGGGCTGGGCGTCGACCAGACGCGCGCCGTGGAGCTGGTCGTCGAGAGCGACACCAATCGTGACGGCAAGATCTCCCTCGAGGAGTTCGCCGCGCTGATGGAACGCACCCGCAGCTGA
- a CDS encoding LuxR C-terminal-related transcriptional regulator translates to MPHRRRARRDRRRRQREQQPAGAAQRPQLGPLRACAVHRPDVVLMDVRMPVMDGIEATRRVTAGPGAPRILMLTTFDLDELDEHVYDALAAGASGFLLKDVTAERLFDAVRVVAAGEALLAPAVTRRLIGEFARLRPRPPSAALDVLTPRETEVLRLVAEGLSNGEIAARLVVGEETVKTHVSRVLRKLDLRDRVQAVVTAYESGLVRPRAR, encoded by the coding sequence CTGCCACATCGCCGCCGCGCCCGCCGCGACCGTCGACGCCGCCAGCGCGAACAGCAGCCAGCCGGTGCCGCGCAGCGTCCGCAGCTTGGTCCACTCCGCGCGTGCGCGGTGCACCGCCCGGACGTGGTGCTGATGGACGTGCGGATGCCGGTGATGGACGGGATCGAGGCCACCCGCCGCGTCACCGCCGGGCCCGGCGCGCCCCGGATCCTGATGCTGACCACGTTCGACCTCGACGAGCTCGACGAGCACGTCTACGATGCGCTGGCGGCGGGCGCCAGCGGGTTCCTGCTCAAGGACGTGACCGCCGAGCGGCTGTTCGACGCCGTGCGGGTCGTGGCGGCAGGGGAGGCGCTGCTGGCCCCGGCCGTCACCCGGCGCCTCATCGGCGAGTTCGCGCGGCTGCGGCCCCGCCCGCCGTCCGCCGCGCTGGACGTCCTGACGCCGCGCGAGACCGAGGTGCTGCGGCTGGTCGCCGAGGGCCTGTCCAACGGCGAGATCGCCGCGCGGCTCGTGGTGGGGGAGGAGACGGTCAAGACGCATGTGAGCCGCGTCCTGCGCAAGCTGGACCTGCGCGACCGCGTCCAGGCCGTCGTCACCGCCTACGAGAGCGGCCTGGTCCGGCCCCGCGCCCGCTGA
- a CDS encoding RNA polymerase sigma factor, translated as MTESTGREAVTAVWRIESARIVGALARYTGDFALAEDLAQEALAEALVNWPRDGVPRNPAGWLLTVGRRRAIDAFRRRAGRDERYAVLARELGEGGALSGGAPAGSAGEDEDVLWDPDRIDDDVLALMFVSCHPVLSREARVALTLRVVGGLTSDEIARGFLVPTATVQARITRAKKTLGAARVPFAVPSAAERGERLGSVLSVIYLIFTEGSSASSGGALIRSDLAGEAQRLARVLAGLVPDEPEVHGLLALLELTAARFPARVGPDGEPVLLERQDRRRWDRAAIVRGRAALARAERAGRGLGAYGLQAAIAECHAVAGSVEETDWERIVLLYEALGRLAPSAVVELNRAVAVSMARGPGAGLAVVDALADAGELAGSHLLPSVRGELLRRLGRAGEARAELEAAVGLCGNERERAVLVRKIGELG; from the coding sequence ATGACCGAGTCGACCGGCCGGGAGGCCGTCACCGCCGTCTGGCGGATCGAGTCCGCGCGGATAGTCGGCGCGCTGGCGCGTTACACCGGTGATTTCGCGCTGGCGGAGGATCTCGCGCAGGAGGCGTTGGCGGAGGCGCTGGTGAACTGGCCCCGCGACGGGGTACCGCGCAATCCGGCGGGGTGGTTGCTGACGGTCGGCCGGCGCCGGGCGATCGACGCGTTCCGCCGGAGGGCCGGTCGTGACGAGAGGTACGCCGTGCTCGCCCGGGAGCTGGGCGAGGGCGGTGCTCTTTCGGGGGGCGCGCCCGCGGGGTCCGCCGGGGAAGACGAGGACGTGCTGTGGGATCCGGATCGGATCGACGACGATGTGCTGGCGTTGATGTTCGTGTCGTGTCATCCGGTGCTGTCGCGGGAGGCGCGGGTGGCGTTGACGCTGCGGGTGGTCGGGGGGCTGACGAGCGATGAGATCGCGCGGGGGTTCCTGGTGCCGACGGCGACGGTGCAGGCGCGGATCACGCGGGCGAAGAAGACGCTGGGGGCGGCGCGGGTGCCGTTCGCGGTGCCGTCGGCGGCCGAGCGCGGGGAGCGGCTCGGTTCGGTGCTCAGCGTGATTTATCTGATCTTCACCGAGGGGTCTTCGGCGAGTTCGGGCGGTGCGCTGATCCGGTCGGATCTGGCGGGTGAGGCGCAGCGGCTGGCGCGGGTGCTGGCGGGGCTGGTGCCGGACGAGCCGGAGGTGCACGGTCTGCTGGCGTTGCTGGAGTTGACGGCGGCGCGTTTTCCGGCGCGGGTGGGGCCGGACGGTGAGCCGGTGTTGCTGGAGCGGCAGGATCGGCGGCGGTGGGATCGGGCGGCGATCGTGCGGGGGCGGGCGGCGCTGGCGCGGGCGGAGCGGGCGGGTCGTGGGCTGGGTGCCTACGGGTTGCAGGCGGCGATCGCGGAGTGTCATGCGGTGGCGGGGTCGGTGGAGGAGACCGATTGGGAGCGGATCGTGCTGCTGTACGAGGCGTTGGGGCGGCTGGCGCCGTCGGCGGTGGTGGAGTTGAACCGGGCGGTTGCGGTGTCGATGGCGCGGGGGCCGGGTGCGGGGCTGGCGGTGGTGGACGCGTTGGCGGATGCGGGGGAGCTGGCGGGGTCGCATCTTTTGCCGAGTGTGCGGGGGGAGTTGCTCAGGCGGCTGGGGCGTGCCGGTGAGGCGCGTGCGGAGTTGGAGGCGGCCGTGGGGTTGTGCGGTAACGAGCGTGAGCGTGCGGTGCTGGTGCGCAAGATCGGTGAGCTGGGGTGA
- a CDS encoding YciI family protein — protein MKYMLIWRATDEAFEQMGNVDFTEMLATVGRFNEELIKAGVLLAAEGLDDAAEGVVVDHSSETPVVTDGPYGETKELFGGFYILSVASKEEAVEWAKRAPITGPGFKTEIRRVTTIDEFPQDNEWIQKERAWRESTGQL, from the coding sequence ATGAAGTACATGCTGATCTGGCGTGCGACCGATGAGGCGTTCGAACAGATGGGGAACGTCGATTTCACGGAGATGCTGGCGACGGTGGGGCGGTTCAACGAGGAGCTGATCAAGGCCGGGGTGCTGCTGGCGGCGGAGGGTCTGGACGACGCCGCCGAGGGCGTCGTGGTCGATCACTCGTCGGAGACGCCGGTGGTGACCGATGGTCCGTACGGGGAGACCAAGGAGCTGTTCGGCGGGTTCTACATCCTGAGCGTGGCCTCGAAGGAGGAGGCGGTGGAGTGGGCCAAGCGGGCGCCGATCACCGGGCCGGGGTTCAAGACCGAGATCCGCCGGGTCACCACGATCGACGAGTTCCCGCAGGACAACGAATGGATCCAGAAGGAGCGGGCCTGGCGCGAGTCCACCGGCCAGCTCTGA
- a CDS encoding MFS transporter, which produces MSYSAVLRAPHARRTFTLTLLGRLSYATAPFSLTLALVATTGSYTTTGAVTALYGLTICALSPLRARLIDRHGPRRVLPPLTAAHALTLAALALTTWRPGTPLATLTALAITAGATAPPLGVVMRTHWNDLLPDKTLLHRALSLDGVAEELLYVTGPLLAGLIAATATPSLGIAAGVPLIIIGTIGLTTSPALPRTRPTHEPAARRPALPLAPALAAATIGAVLGSIGLLAVAHAHHHGRPAATAAWIEAALAAGSALGGLAYGALTWRSTEHARLTACITALGAALAAAALAPTTLLLTALIATAGIFIAPATTTAYLIADAAAPPQARVRTAARVNTALNLGATTGTAATGALLDVLPLPLCFLVTALPAITAALLLRRK; this is translated from the coding sequence GTGTCCTACAGCGCCGTCCTGCGCGCTCCGCACGCCCGCAGAACCTTCACCCTCACCCTCCTCGGCCGCCTCTCCTACGCGACCGCCCCCTTCTCCCTCACCCTCGCCCTCGTCGCCACCACCGGCTCCTACACCACCACCGGCGCCGTCACGGCCCTCTACGGCCTCACCATCTGCGCCCTCAGCCCGCTGCGCGCCCGCCTCATCGACCGGCACGGCCCCCGCCGCGTCCTCCCCCCGCTCACCGCCGCCCACGCCCTCACCCTCGCCGCGCTCGCCCTCACCACCTGGCGCCCCGGCACCCCCCTCGCCACCCTCACCGCCCTCGCCATCACCGCCGGAGCCACCGCGCCCCCGCTCGGCGTCGTCATGCGCACCCACTGGAACGACCTGCTACCGGACAAAACCCTCCTGCACCGCGCCCTCAGCCTCGACGGCGTCGCCGAAGAACTCCTCTACGTCACCGGCCCCCTCCTCGCCGGCCTGATCGCCGCCACCGCCACACCCTCCCTCGGCATCGCCGCCGGCGTCCCGCTCATCATCATCGGCACCATCGGGCTCACCACCTCACCCGCACTCCCCCGCACCCGCCCAACCCACGAACCCGCCGCCCGCCGCCCCGCCCTCCCACTCGCCCCCGCCCTCGCCGCCGCCACGATCGGAGCCGTCCTCGGCTCCATCGGACTCCTCGCCGTCGCCCACGCCCACCACCACGGCCGACCCGCCGCCACCGCCGCCTGGATCGAAGCCGCCCTCGCCGCGGGCAGCGCCCTCGGCGGCCTCGCCTACGGCGCCCTCACCTGGCGCAGCACCGAACACGCACGCCTCACCGCCTGCATCACCGCGCTCGGCGCCGCCCTCGCCGCCGCCGCGCTCGCCCCCACCACCCTCCTGCTCACCGCACTCATCGCCACCGCCGGAATCTTCATCGCACCCGCCACCACCACCGCCTACCTCATCGCCGACGCCGCCGCACCGCCCCAGGCCCGCGTCCGCACCGCCGCCCGCGTCAACACCGCCCTCAACCTCGGCGCCACCACCGGCACCGCCGCCACCGGCGCACTCCTCGACGTCCTCCCCCTGCCCCTGTGCTTCCTCGTCACCGCCCTCCCCGCCATCACCGCCGCGCTGCTCCTACGCCGCAAATGA
- a CDS encoding ABC transporter permease, with protein sequence MHRARAEWTKLRTLRGTGWLLFALAASTVAAGAAAMWQVDTANCPSPAQCFEDTPRLSLSGVRAGQVAAVVLGVLAIGGEYGTRTIAPTLAAVPRRWLLLAAKAAVVAVLAAAAGTAGVAGSLAAGRFILPRGGFTAAAGYPPPSVLDGPTARAAAGSVLYLVLVALLGLGAAAAARGTAGGLTGVLGLLWAAPVVVPLLGDDRWQERLERFAPMPAGLAVQATRALDRLPVGPWAGLGVLAAWAALALLLGGAVLARRDA encoded by the coding sequence GTGCACCGCGCACGCGCGGAGTGGACCAAGCTGCGGACGCTGCGCGGCACCGGCTGGCTGCTGTTCGCGCTGGCGGCGTCGACGGTCGCGGCGGGCGCGGCGGCGATGTGGCAGGTGGACACCGCGAACTGCCCGTCCCCGGCGCAGTGCTTCGAGGACACTCCGCGGCTGAGCCTGTCGGGCGTCCGGGCGGGGCAGGTCGCGGCGGTGGTGCTGGGGGTGCTGGCGATCGGCGGGGAGTACGGGACCCGCACGATCGCGCCGACGCTGGCGGCGGTGCCCCGGCGGTGGCTGCTGCTGGCGGCGAAGGCGGCGGTGGTCGCCGTCCTGGCCGCCGCCGCGGGGACGGCCGGGGTGGCGGGGTCGCTGGCGGCGGGCCGGTTCATCCTGCCCCGCGGCGGGTTCACCGCGGCGGCCGGGTACCCGCCGCCGTCGGTGCTGGACGGGCCGACGGCGCGGGCCGCCGCCGGTTCGGTCCTCTACCTGGTGCTGGTGGCGCTGCTGGGGCTGGGGGCGGCCGCGGCGGCCCGGGGCACCGCCGGGGGCCTGACGGGCGTGCTGGGGCTGCTGTGGGCGGCGCCGGTGGTCGTCCCGCTGCTGGGGGACGACCGCTGGCAGGAGCGGCTGGAGCGGTTCGCGCCGATGCCGGCGGGCCTGGCGGTGCAAGCGACGCGGGCGCTGGACCGGCTGCCGGTCGGGCCGTGGGCGGGGCTGGGGGTGCTGGCGGCGTGGGCGGCGCTGGCGCTGCTGCTGGGCGGCGCGGTGCTGGCGCGCCGCGACGCCTGA
- a CDS encoding type II toxin-antitoxin system Phd/YefM family antitoxin: MNLVDVPVTEARAQFADLVNRVAYTGEPVKLTRRGKVMAALVSPEDLELLEAVRSQRADLSQAGQPAQSPQPADRPQAAPLRIAAEYRPPGFGR; this comes from the coding sequence ATGAATCTCGTGGATGTTCCGGTAACCGAAGCGCGCGCCCAGTTCGCGGACCTCGTCAACCGGGTCGCTTACACCGGCGAGCCCGTGAAGCTGACGCGGCGGGGCAAGGTGATGGCCGCACTGGTCTCTCCGGAAGATCTGGAGTTGCTGGAGGCGGTGCGGTCGCAGCGGGCCGACCTGTCCCAGGCGGGGCAGCCCGCGCAGTCTCCGCAGCCCGCCGATCGTCCCCAGGCGGCGCCGCTGCGCATCGCGGCCGAGTACCGGCCGCCCGGTTTCGGCCGCTGA
- a CDS encoding polyprenol monophosphomannose synthase: MTPMEMPAELGRVLVIIPTYNERDNIERITGRVREAVPSVDVLIVDDASPDGTGEVADAMAGADPQIAVLHRQGKDGLGPAYIAGFRWAADRGYDVMVEMDADGSHQPEELPRLLAALEDADLVIGARWVPGGRVENWPRRREALSRGANTYARLMLGIPLHDATGGYRAFRAATLEKIGLDGVDSRGYCFQIDLALRALREGLRVVEVPITFVERVHGTSKMSRDVMAEAAMRITQWGMTDRVEKFRGPR; the protein is encoded by the coding sequence ATGACGCCGATGGAGATGCCGGCCGAGCTCGGGCGCGTGCTCGTGATCATCCCGACCTACAACGAGCGGGACAACATCGAGCGCATCACCGGCCGTGTCCGCGAAGCCGTCCCGTCGGTGGACGTCCTGATCGTCGACGACGCCAGCCCCGACGGGACCGGCGAGGTCGCCGACGCCATGGCCGGCGCCGACCCGCAGATCGCCGTGCTGCACCGGCAGGGCAAGGACGGCCTCGGCCCCGCCTACATCGCCGGGTTCCGGTGGGCCGCCGACCGCGGCTACGACGTGATGGTCGAGATGGACGCCGACGGCTCCCACCAGCCCGAGGAACTGCCCCGCCTGCTGGCCGCCCTCGAGGACGCCGACCTGGTCATCGGCGCCCGCTGGGTGCCCGGCGGCCGCGTCGAGAACTGGCCCCGGCGGCGTGAGGCGCTGTCGCGCGGCGCCAACACCTACGCCCGGCTCATGCTGGGCATCCCCCTGCACGACGCCACCGGCGGATACCGGGCGTTCCGCGCCGCGACGCTGGAGAAGATCGGCCTGGACGGCGTCGACTCGCGCGGCTACTGCTTCCAGATCGACCTGGCGCTGCGGGCGCTGCGCGAGGGCCTGCGGGTCGTGGAGGTCCCCATCACCTTCGTCGAGCGGGTCCACGGCACCAGCAAGATGAGCCGCGACGTGATGGCCGAGGCCGCGATGCGCATCACCCAGTGGGGGATGACCGACCGGGTCGAGAAGTTCCGCGGCCCCCGCTGA